A window of the Lactobacillus amylovorus DSM 20531 genome harbors these coding sequences:
- a CDS encoding ACP S-malonyltransferase → MSYGILFSGQGAQKAGMGLDFLEDPLFKDTIEKASSASHQDLIAIFEDKNGELNKTINVQPALVAFEIGIYRMLKRDTDLNIGGMVGLSLGEYSAMCVSGALDLENCLSLVSDRARYMQEDADQVENGMAAILKPDLDELEVLIDDLQRQAKRVYIANYNSPKQVVIAGEKSDVELALKQIKEKGLAHRIIMLKVNGAFHTPLFDHAKAKMTKRLADVDFKENSVPVISNTTALPFDKNWGEIMAKQLAVPTHFGSCVKYLIEHDQVDRILEIGPGKVLSSFAKQIDRHLKCSHIGSYAEYQAFVEEEHGIKG, encoded by the coding sequence ATGAGTTACGGTATTCTGTTTAGCGGTCAAGGTGCACAAAAAGCAGGAATGGGACTTGATTTTTTAGAAGATCCTTTGTTTAAAGACACGATCGAAAAAGCTAGTTCTGCCAGCCATCAAGATTTGATTGCTATTTTTGAAGATAAAAATGGCGAGCTAAATAAAACAATCAATGTGCAGCCCGCTTTGGTAGCTTTTGAAATTGGCATTTACCGCATGCTAAAAAGGGACACTGATTTAAATATCGGTGGTATGGTCGGTCTTTCTTTAGGTGAATACAGTGCAATGTGTGTAAGTGGTGCCTTAGATTTAGAAAACTGTTTGAGTTTGGTCAGTGATCGCGCACGTTATATGCAAGAAGATGCTGATCAAGTGGAAAATGGAATGGCCGCCATTTTAAAGCCAGATTTAGATGAACTTGAAGTCTTGATTGACGATTTACAAAGACAAGCTAAGCGTGTTTATATCGCTAACTATAATTCGCCTAAGCAAGTTGTTATTGCAGGTGAGAAGAGCGATGTCGAACTTGCACTTAAACAAATCAAAGAAAAAGGCTTAGCTCATCGAATCATTATGTTGAAAGTTAACGGAGCTTTCCATACGCCACTATTTGATCATGCCAAAGCTAAAATGACTAAACGGTTAGCAGATGTGGATTTTAAAGAAAATTCAGTTCCAGTTATTTCAAATACAACTGCTTTACCTTTTGATAAAAACTGGGGTGAAATCATGGCTAAACAATTAGCTGTACCAACTCACTTTGGTAGTTGTGTGAAATATTTGATTGAACATGACCAAGTTGATCGAATTTTAGAAATCGGACCAGGCAAAGTTTTATCTTCGTTTGCTAAACAAATTGATCGTCACCTTAAGTGCAGTCACATTGGCAGTTATGCAGAATATCAAGCTTTTGTAGAGGAAGAACATGGAATTAAAGGATAA
- a CDS encoding acyl carrier protein: MDKKEIKEKILLIIKNYLEDNGIDAQDLNEKSNLMKDYELDSLDYLELFDNLEEKLDIQVSDNMKDYDALLSVEQLIQYVISNKTNV, encoded by the coding sequence ATGGATAAAAAGGAAATAAAAGAAAAAATACTTTTAATTATCAAGAATTATTTAGAAGATAACGGAATTGATGCTCAAGATTTAAATGAAAAATCTAACCTTATGAAAGATTACGAATTAGACTCTTTAGATTATCTAGAACTATTTGATAATTTAGAAGAAAAACTTGATATTCAAGTTTCTGATAATATGAAAGACTATGATGCTTTATTATCAGTAGAACAATTAATACAATATGTAATTTCAAACAAAACAAATGTATAG
- a CDS encoding acyl carrier protein has translation MTKEEILKDVQDIAQDELDVEPEKITMTTNFKNDLDADSLDLFEILNELEDKYDIDLDADDSIQTVSQLIDFVQTEMDKQK, from the coding sequence ATGACTAAAGAAGAAATTTTAAAAGACGTACAAGATATTGCTCAAGACGAATTAGATGTTGAACCAGAAAAGATCACAATGACTACTAACTTTAAAAATGATTTAGATGCCGACAGTTTGGATCTTTTTGAAATTTTGAATGAATTAGAAGACAAGTACGACATTGATTTAGATGCCGATGACAGCATTCAAACTGTTAGTCAATTAATTGACTTCGTTCAAACAGAAATGGATAAGCAAAAATAA
- a CDS encoding beta-hydroxyacyl-ACP dehydratase — MPINAAEIQSKLDCQPSLMLLDQVVVLDKDKQIIAQKSVSANEIYFQGHFPNNPVMPGVLLIESMVEAAKLMWDEPDLVLTQVKRGRFREMVKPGMQLTIKVIAKEKYSCQAEVLIAEKKACTADLSFRTE, encoded by the coding sequence ATGCCAATTAATGCTGCTGAAATTCAAAGTAAGTTAGATTGTCAGCCATCTTTGATGCTACTGGACCAAGTTGTTGTTTTGGATAAAGACAAGCAAATCATTGCTCAAAAGAGTGTTAGTGCTAATGAAATCTACTTTCAAGGACATTTTCCTAATAATCCAGTGATGCCAGGAGTACTTTTAATTGAATCAATGGTGGAAGCAGCCAAGTTAATGTGGGATGAGCCAGATTTGGTTCTTACTCAGGTTAAGCGCGGACGTTTCCGTGAAATGGTTAAACCAGGGATGCAATTGACGATCAAAGTTATTGCTAAGGAAAAATATTCTTGCCAAGCAGAGGTTTTAATTGCTGAGAAAAAAGCTTGTACAGCAGATTTGAGTTTTAGGACAGAATAA
- a CDS encoding MarR family winged helix-turn-helix transcriptional regulator → MNNLYQEINDALYHVYYGIQRIEEELKKSRFNDLTPKELHAIDAITMYERPTTSQVAEKLHLTRATMTVTVDRLVRKGYVERIRGRQDRRVVHLKLTMRGRVVCRAYHAYHNRMVKSFLQNLDENELQTIYHAFKNLDDFLNSH, encoded by the coding sequence ATGAATAACTTATACCAGGAAATTAATGATGCTTTATATCATGTATACTACGGAATTCAACGAATTGAAGAAGAATTAAAGAAAAGTCGCTTCAATGATCTTACCCCAAAAGAATTGCACGCCATTGATGCTATTACCATGTATGAACGTCCAACTACATCTCAAGTAGCAGAAAAATTACATTTAACAAGAGCTACGATGACAGTAACTGTCGATCGACTAGTTAGAAAAGGCTACGTTGAACGAATTCGTGGCCGACAAGATCGCCGCGTTGTTCATTTGAAGTTAACGATGCGGGGTAGAGTGGTATGTCGTGCATATCATGCTTATCACAATCGTATGGTTAAAAGCTTTTTGCAAAATCTAGATGAAAATGAATTGCAAACGATTTATCATGCTTTTAAGAACTTGGACGATTTTTTGAACTCACATTAA
- a CDS encoding helix-turn-helix domain-containing protein yields MNMKLGEYLREERKKLGLTQQDFVQNIISVSQYSRVENGEQDFKVSDFVKLISINNLDINQLIQTFQNNTQIKQTVLETLAQAFYDRDLTKVKKIKDYLKQSSLDNSLLLRTELIILTLENKDISHNKNLERQFSEELNKFDDWTNDKVFLQLFGSSMLIFDMDRLNIYMNKILSEYTNKIYSLSFEDQRRIAGICINYLNRCYSEKNLVLVNKSINLLNKLARNPDLLMYRLLGKYFKYLFNNENVKKDQILDLLKDAGYEKFTINLAK; encoded by the coding sequence ATGAATATGAAACTTGGAGAATATCTAAGAGAAGAACGAAAGAAATTAGGATTAACGCAACAAGACTTTGTACAAAATATTATTTCCGTTTCTCAATATTCTAGAGTGGAAAACGGTGAACAAGATTTTAAAGTATCAGATTTTGTTAAACTAATATCCATTAATAATTTAGATATAAATCAATTGATTCAAACTTTTCAAAATAATACACAAATAAAACAAACTGTATTAGAAACTTTAGCTCAAGCCTTTTACGATAGAGATTTAACGAAGGTCAAAAAAATAAAAGACTATTTAAAACAAAGTAGCCTTGATAATTCATTATTGCTTAGAACAGAATTGATTATTTTGACTTTAGAAAATAAAGATATTTCGCATAATAAAAATCTTGAAAGACAATTTTCAGAAGAATTAAACAAGTTTGACGATTGGACAAATGACAAAGTATTTCTTCAATTATTCGGAAGTTCAATGTTAATTTTCGATATGGATAGATTAAACATTTATATGAACAAGATTTTGAGTGAGTATACCAACAAAATTTACTCCCTTTCATTTGAAGATCAAAGAAGAATTGCAGGTATTTGTATAAACTATTTAAATCGTTGTTATTCAGAGAAGAATTTAGTCTTGGTTAATAAATCTATTAATCTTTTAAATAAATTAGCACGAAACCCGGATCTATTAATGTATAGGTTGCTAGGAAAATACTTTAAATATTTGTTTAATAATGAAAATGTAAAAAAAGATCAAATATTAGATCTTCTAAAAGATGCAGGATACGAAAAATTTACTATAAATCTTGCCAAGTAA
- the fabF gene encoding beta-ketoacyl-ACP synthase II produces the protein MQRVVITGMGVIAPNGNGVENFVKNSLAGKIGIKPITKFDASETGISVAGEIDNYDKNDYVGKREARRLDLYSQYAIQVASEAMEMAGIDDKNTNPEDLGVIFGSGIGGLTTIQDQVIRMHDKGPKRVSPFFIPMAIANMAAGNISIRFNAKNISTSIVTACASGTNSIGEAYRRIREGDAQVMITGGAEATINETAIAGFAALTALSTSTDSNHASLPFDQDRNGFVMGEGAGALVIESLEHAQARGAKVLGEIVGYGATSDAYHITSPDPEGTEAARSMSKAIMQARITPDQVGYVNAHGTATHANDAGESKAINQVFGKDCSVLVSSTKGMTGHLLGAAGAIEAVITVASLEKGVLPPNVGCFNQDPECQINLVNQDNQKQNIEYAISNSFGFGGHNAVLAFKKWSEK, from the coding sequence ATGCAAAGAGTAGTAATTACAGGAATGGGCGTCATTGCTCCCAATGGTAATGGCGTTGAAAATTTTGTTAAGAATTCTCTAGCGGGCAAAATTGGTATTAAACCAATTACTAAATTTGATGCATCAGAAACTGGTATTAGTGTGGCTGGTGAAATCGATAATTATGACAAAAATGACTATGTCGGCAAAAGAGAAGCCAGAAGGTTAGATTTATATTCTCAATATGCCATTCAAGTTGCCAGTGAAGCAATGGAGATGGCTGGCATTGATGATAAAAATACTAATCCAGAAGATTTAGGTGTGATTTTTGGTTCCGGAATAGGTGGATTAACTACTATTCAAGATCAAGTTATTCGAATGCATGATAAGGGTCCAAAACGTGTATCACCATTCTTTATTCCAATGGCAATTGCCAATATGGCGGCCGGTAATATTTCTATTCGTTTTAATGCTAAAAATATTTCAACTTCAATCGTGACTGCCTGTGCTTCAGGAACTAACTCAATTGGTGAAGCTTATCGCCGAATTAGAGAAGGGGATGCACAAGTAATGATCACTGGTGGTGCTGAAGCAACTATCAATGAAACTGCCATCGCCGGTTTTGCGGCATTGACTGCTCTATCAACTAGTACTGACTCTAATCATGCATCTTTGCCCTTTGATCAAGATCGAAATGGTTTTGTCATGGGTGAAGGTGCCGGTGCATTAGTTATTGAAAGCTTGGAACATGCACAAGCTCGTGGTGCCAAAGTTTTAGGCGAAATTGTTGGTTACGGTGCAACTAGTGATGCATATCATATTACTTCGCCTGATCCTGAAGGAACTGAAGCCGCTCGTTCAATGAGCAAAGCAATTATGCAGGCCCGTATTACTCCTGATCAAGTGGGCTATGTTAATGCGCATGGTACTGCTACTCATGCTAATGATGCTGGTGAAAGCAAGGCAATCAATCAAGTCTTTGGTAAAGACTGCTCAGTTTTGGTTAGCTCAACTAAAGGAATGACTGGGCATTTGCTAGGTGCTGCTGGAGCAATTGAAGCGGTAATCACGGTTGCTAGTTTAGAAAAAGGTGTTTTGCCACCTAACGTTGGTTGTTTTAATCAAGATCCAGAATGCCAAATTAATTTAGTTAATCAGGATAATCAAAAGCAGAATATTGAGTATGCAATTTCTAACTCTTTTGGTTTTGGTGGACACAATGCAGTTTTAGCATTTAAGAAGTGGAGTGAAAAGTAA
- a CDS encoding beta-ketoacyl-ACP synthase III → MKDVKIVATNFAVPEHIVTNNDLSKIMDTSDEWIVKRTGIKRRYISQKENTSDLATQVAIGLLKKSSVSAQDIDLIIVATMSPDNMTPATAAMVQGRIGAENAVCFDISAACSGFSYAVSLARGMMLTNHLQNAIVIGAEVLSKLLDWTDRSTAVLFGDGAGGVLLEQTNMKHFLGQSLRTFGNKGDRLVAGHLGVTDDVLKNKRKLSAFTMNGQEVYRFATHEVPRSILKACSDAQVELEQIDYFLLHQANSRIIAQVAKKLKQPLSKFAIDIDEYGNTAAASEAILLAEMMQKRQIKPGEVIALSGFGGGLTTATLIIKY, encoded by the coding sequence GTGAAAGACGTAAAAATTGTAGCGACTAATTTTGCTGTGCCTGAGCATATTGTTACCAATAATGATTTAAGTAAAATCATGGATACCTCGGACGAATGGATTGTTAAACGTACAGGTATAAAAAGACGATACATTAGTCAAAAGGAAAATACCTCAGACTTAGCAACTCAAGTAGCGATAGGCCTGTTGAAAAAAAGTAGCGTATCTGCTCAAGACATTGACCTCATCATTGTGGCAACGATGTCACCTGATAATATGACGCCAGCTACTGCAGCAATGGTTCAAGGTAGAATCGGTGCCGAAAATGCAGTTTGCTTTGATATCTCGGCGGCCTGCTCAGGTTTTTCTTATGCTGTTAGCCTTGCTAGAGGGATGATGTTAACGAATCATTTGCAAAATGCAATAGTGATTGGAGCTGAGGTGTTATCTAAGCTGTTAGATTGGACGGATCGTTCAACAGCAGTTTTATTTGGCGATGGGGCTGGTGGTGTTTTATTAGAGCAAACCAATATGAAACACTTTTTAGGGCAAAGTTTACGAACTTTTGGCAACAAAGGTGATCGATTAGTTGCTGGTCATTTAGGTGTTACTGATGATGTCTTAAAAAATAAGAGAAAATTATCAGCCTTCACTATGAATGGCCAAGAAGTTTATCGCTTTGCCACACATGAAGTTCCACGATCAATTCTGAAAGCTTGCTCAGATGCACAAGTTGAACTTGAGCAAATCGATTATTTTCTTTTGCATCAAGCAAACAGCCGAATCATTGCTCAAGTAGCTAAAAAGTTAAAACAGCCATTAAGCAAATTTGCGATTGATATTGACGAGTATGGCAATACAGCAGCTGCTAGTGAAGCAATTTTGCTAGCAGAAATGATGCAAAAAAGGCAAATAAAACCAGGCGAAGTTATCGCTTTAAGTGGATTTGGTGGTGGCTTAACGACCGCCACACTAATTATTAAGTATTAA
- a CDS encoding HesA/MoeB/ThiF family protein, protein MYRIKKTVKLFQNKNKIKIIFMNTHKEINIKCTEVCRFILNLLTSGITKSNLINRIKNNYPRVSDKEIQDFFYFLIESQVIEKVRKNKYENSIVSRQVIFYSDIVSNSEAMQDKLSNKTILILGLGGVGSCISYFLAQAGITHFILVDSDIVENTNLGRQALYFKDDIGKYKVDAISNKLKKINPNIVVEKHVFTIHSKNDFTKINQIPDIVVNCLDEPNSYFTGKWVTNYYLSLGVPMINGIGYRGRTISLGLTTIPGKTICWNCANLSYGSEIKNYVPVLNHDSQAGVTSTLANFIASIHAQEVINVLCKELNPILTNKIGIIDFLTLKIKWITLTINKKDYCPICKKGN, encoded by the coding sequence ATGTATAGAATTAAAAAGACTGTTAAATTATTTCAGAATAAAAACAAAATTAAGATAATCTTTATGAATACTCATAAAGAAATAAATATTAAATGCACTGAGGTATGTCGCTTTATTTTAAATTTACTTACTTCTGGTATAACAAAATCTAATTTAATTAATCGAATTAAAAATAACTATCCTCGGGTATCCGACAAAGAAATACAAGACTTTTTTTACTTCTTAATTGAATCTCAAGTGATTGAAAAAGTTAGAAAAAATAAATATGAAAATTCTATTGTAAGCAGACAAGTCATTTTTTATTCAGATATTGTATCTAACTCAGAAGCTATGCAAGATAAATTAAGTAATAAGACGATTTTAATTTTAGGCTTAGGTGGTGTAGGTAGTTGTATTTCATATTTCTTAGCTCAAGCAGGAATAACTCATTTCATACTTGTAGATTCTGATATAGTTGAAAATACTAACCTAGGTAGACAGGCTCTATATTTTAAAGATGACATTGGAAAATATAAAGTTGATGCAATATCCAATAAACTCAAAAAAATAAATCCTAATATAGTTGTTGAAAAGCATGTATTTACTATACACAGTAAAAATGATTTTACGAAAATAAATCAAATTCCAGATATTGTAGTTAATTGTCTTGATGAACCCAATAGTTATTTTACTGGAAAATGGGTAACTAATTACTACCTCAGTTTAGGTGTACCCATGATAAATGGAATTGGTTACAGAGGAAGAACTATAAGTTTAGGTCTCACTACGATTCCAGGGAAAACTATTTGCTGGAATTGCGCTAATTTATCATACGGTAGTGAAATCAAAAATTACGTGCCTGTTTTAAATCATGATTCACAAGCAGGTGTTACAAGCACTCTGGCTAATTTCATTGCTTCTATTCATGCTCAAGAAGTTATAAATGTTTTATGCAAAGAATTGAATCCTATTTTAACTAATAAGATAGGAATAATTGATTTTCTTACTTTAAAAATCAAGTGGATTACGTTGACAATTAATAAAAAAGATTATTGTCCTATTTGTAAAAAGGGAAACTAA
- a CDS encoding 3-oxoacyl-ACP reductase family protein: protein MELKDKVVFITGSTHGIGAAMAIAFAKQGAKLILNGRKELSEDLKNALEQENVEYQYLQADLTQVDLDELSKKAWDLFGQIDILVNNAGLAKDKMFIGMHEADFEKVLNLDLKVPFFLSKAIMKKMNKQRSGVIINLSSVVGLHGNAGQANYAAAKAGLIGLTKSIAREGALRSIRVNAIAPGMIDTEMTQKLSDRVKKNILEQIPLGRFGLAEEVAQGAVFLAQNDYVTGQTIVVDGGMTI from the coding sequence ATGGAATTAAAGGATAAAGTCGTTTTTATTACAGGTTCAACTCATGGAATCGGCGCCGCAATGGCGATTGCTTTTGCTAAGCAGGGCGCAAAGCTGATCTTGAATGGCCGAAAAGAATTGTCTGAAGATTTAAAAAATGCTTTAGAGCAAGAAAATGTTGAATATCAGTATCTACAAGCGGATTTGACTCAGGTTGACTTAGATGAATTAAGCAAAAAAGCTTGGGATTTATTTGGTCAAATTGATATCTTGGTGAACAATGCCGGTTTAGCCAAAGACAAGATGTTCATTGGCATGCATGAAGCTGATTTTGAAAAGGTGCTTAATTTAGATTTGAAAGTACCATTTTTCTTAAGTAAAGCAATCATGAAGAAAATGAACAAGCAACGCTCCGGCGTCATTATTAATTTATCTAGTGTGGTTGGTTTACACGGCAACGCTGGGCAAGCTAATTATGCAGCCGCTAAGGCAGGGCTAATTGGTTTAACTAAATCAATCGCTCGCGAAGGAGCACTTAGAAGTATTCGCGTTAATGCAATTGCACCGGGCATGATTGATACCGAAATGACGCAAAAGTTGTCCGACAGAGTTAAGAAAAATATTTTAGAACAGATTCCTTTAGGTCGTTTTGGCTTGGCCGAAGAAGTAGCCCAAGGTGCGGTTTTCTTAGCTCAAAATGATTATGTTACTGGTCAAACAATTGTGGTTGACGGCGGAATGACTATTTAG
- a CDS encoding MFS transporter, with translation MLNKKSYFISRAVGGIANSLFSMVFIWWLQTSTKSSFVVGIAEAIFSTTAALSIFYGPIIDRYSFKKTSYYSMLVQTVFLFATTAAVYQFSKSYILALICAGVVSICDEFFNPADRAILKETVADEQELNNLISKVSSIDQFVNIAGTVFSGLLLTWLISANVMLICSLLSLISLVFLFYALKEVKNRVPQEAKPKYYKQIFSGYKFIKNNQFLNHYFWSSILYSFVTPAMTILLPRIAQRSGKASFYSMFYICFMLGFIIGATIAGKLTVRIKTIGFTWLSSAIPLISMIFFSNSWLIFMGLIFLFGLMTSIHNILAESMIQITSNDEVLGRVLTTIRTSTSIGGPISSIAAGILLDNSDETVLILACGFIILVSGFNIFRAIGKTA, from the coding sequence ATGTTAAACAAAAAATCCTATTTTATCTCACGTGCCGTTGGCGGCATAGCCAATTCACTTTTCAGCATGGTCTTCATCTGGTGGCTACAAACATCCACCAAAAGTTCCTTTGTTGTGGGAATCGCCGAAGCCATCTTTTCCACCACAGCTGCCCTTTCCATCTTTTATGGTCCAATTATCGATCGCTATTCATTTAAGAAAACTAGCTATTACTCAATGCTCGTACAAACAGTTTTCTTATTTGCCACAACCGCTGCAGTTTATCAGTTCAGTAAAAGTTACATTTTAGCGTTAATTTGCGCAGGTGTAGTCTCCATCTGTGATGAATTCTTTAATCCAGCGGATCGAGCAATTTTAAAGGAAACGGTAGCTGATGAGCAAGAGTTAAATAATCTAATCTCAAAAGTTAGCAGTATCGATCAGTTCGTAAACATTGCTGGAACAGTATTTTCAGGTCTTTTATTAACCTGGTTGATTTCCGCCAATGTAATGTTAATTTGTAGTTTGCTAAGTTTAATCAGTCTTGTATTTTTGTTCTATGCTTTAAAAGAAGTTAAAAACAGAGTACCACAAGAGGCAAAGCCCAAATACTATAAGCAAATTTTTAGTGGCTATAAGTTTATCAAAAATAACCAATTTCTAAATCATTATTTTTGGTCTTCAATCCTGTACTCATTTGTAACGCCAGCAATGACAATCTTATTGCCACGAATCGCCCAAAGAAGCGGTAAAGCCAGCTTCTATAGTATGTTCTACATCTGCTTCATGCTTGGTTTTATCATCGGTGCAACTATTGCAGGTAAATTAACTGTACGAATAAAAACTATTGGTTTTACCTGGCTAAGTAGTGCTATTCCCTTAATTTCGATGATCTTCTTCAGTAATAGTTGGCTCATCTTCATGGGACTGATTTTTCTATTTGGTTTGATGACAAGCATTCATAATATTTTAGCTGAGTCAATGATTCAAATTACCTCAAATGACGAAGTACTTGGACGTGTTTTAACCACTATTCGCACTAGTACCTCTATTGGTGGACCGATTAGTTCAATTGCAGCTGGTATTTTGCTTGATAATTCTGACGAAACAGTTTTGATCTTGGCCTGCGGATTCATCATTCTTGTTAGTGGATTTAATATTTTCAGAGCAATTGGTAAAACAGCATAA
- a CDS encoding cupin domain-containing protein — MAKNEEEVKNTPFGFGTSNDAYAKYFTGKSYLNPLATKANCNIANVNFEPGCINKWHEHTVPQILVCVAGEGWVQEEGKPAHKMTPGDVYIVSPNTRHWHGAAKDSWFSHLSIMADTDKAKTTWYEDVAPDYYNNLK, encoded by the coding sequence ATGGCTAAGAATGAAGAAGAAGTAAAGAATACTCCATTTGGTTTTGGTACATCAAACGATGCATACGCAAAGTATTTCACCGGTAAAAGTTACTTAAACCCACTTGCAACCAAAGCTAACTGCAACATTGCAAATGTTAACTTTGAACCAGGCTGTATTAACAAGTGGCATGAACACACAGTTCCACAAATCTTAGTTTGTGTTGCTGGTGAAGGCTGGGTACAAGAAGAGGGGAAGCCAGCTCACAAGATGACCCCAGGTGACGTTTACATTGTTTCACCAAACACTAGACACTGGCATGGTGCAGCTAAAGATTCATGGTTCTCACACCTTTCAATCATGGCTGATACTGACAAGGCTAAGACTACTTGGTACGAAGATGTAGCCCCAGACTACTACAACAACTTAAAGTAA